The following proteins come from a genomic window of bacterium:
- a CDS encoding DUF1648 domain-containing protein has translation MNARASALVFLIVLAGVCLHLVWVAGQLPDIVASHFGAGGVADDHSSRTAFVALSGLIIFMVSAIFGGLALLMPGMPDAAINIPRKDYWLAPPRRTASLAYVGDWAFHFGAATLLFLAGTTHLTVLANRIEPARLSSLFWPWLLLYMAFVIVWVGRMLRAFPAPPPGAR, from the coding sequence ATGAACGCTCGTGCTTCCGCCCTCGTCTTCCTGATCGTCCTGGCCGGCGTCTGCCTGCACCTGGTGTGGGTCGCGGGCCAGCTGCCCGACATCGTCGCCAGCCATTTCGGCGCCGGCGGCGTGGCCGACGACCATTCGAGCCGCACCGCCTTCGTCGCCCTCAGCGGGCTGATCATCTTCATGGTCTCGGCCATCTTCGGGGGCCTGGCGCTGCTGATGCCCGGCATGCCGGACGCCGCCATCAACATCCCGCGCAAGGACTACTGGCTCGCGCCGCCGCGACGGACCGCCTCCCTGGCGTACGTCGGCGACTGGGCGTTCCATTTCGGGGCGGCGACCCTGCTGTTCCTGGCCGGCACCACCCACCTGACGGTGCTCGCCAACCGGATCGAGCCCGCACGCCTGTCCAGCCTGTTCTGGCCGTGGCTGCTGCTCTACATGGCTTTCGTGATCGTGTGGGTGGGGCGCATGCTCAGGGCGTTCCCCGCACCGCCGCCCGGAGCGCGCTGA
- a CDS encoding DUF4097 family beta strand repeat protein encodes MLRRTASPVLVLLLAFAVAGIATAAEFTRDFRIDRDELQVVNMIGQVEVVPADGDGFEVTVHVRGEDATADVLEFLELENGASLVVKFPLDEHDDYVYPRLGKGSKSTMTFRDDQDHGNSWLREIFSGMNGRKVTVRGSGRGLEVWADVTIRVPRGAELEVHNGLGGVEAADLEADLVLDTHSGRVKVRKVTGSVLVDTGSGHVEVDGVTGDLDVDTGSGHVELTACEGEDIKVDTGSGHVTLAEVRCGYLNVDTGSGHVKARGVSTDGARIDTGSGSVQLELAHMGKGKFVLDTGSGGIDLVLPPDASARISADTGSGGVSCDVDGADIIHKERTEMELVVGDGEARVHLDAGSGHVKVSSR; translated from the coding sequence ATGCTGCGCCGCACCGCTTCGCCCGTCCTGGTGCTCCTGCTGGCCTTCGCCGTGGCCGGAATCGCCACGGCCGCCGAGTTCACCCGCGATTTCCGCATCGATCGCGACGAGCTGCAGGTCGTCAACATGATCGGCCAGGTCGAGGTCGTGCCCGCCGACGGCGACGGGTTCGAAGTCACGGTCCATGTCCGGGGCGAGGACGCCACCGCCGACGTCCTGGAGTTCCTCGAGCTGGAGAACGGCGCGTCCCTGGTGGTGAAGTTTCCCCTCGACGAGCACGACGACTACGTCTATCCGCGCCTGGGCAAGGGCAGCAAGTCGACCATGACGTTCCGTGACGACCAGGACCACGGCAACTCCTGGCTCCGCGAGATCTTCTCCGGCATGAACGGCCGGAAGGTCACCGTCCGCGGCAGCGGGCGGGGCCTGGAGGTGTGGGCCGACGTGACGATCCGCGTGCCCCGCGGCGCCGAGCTCGAGGTGCACAACGGGCTGGGCGGCGTCGAGGCCGCCGATCTCGAGGCCGACCTCGTCCTCGACACCCATTCCGGCCGGGTGAAGGTGCGCAAGGTGACCGGCTCGGTGCTCGTCGACACGGGCAGCGGCCACGTCGAGGTCGATGGCGTCACCGGCGATCTGGACGTGGACACGGGCAGCGGCCACGTCGAGCTGACCGCCTGCGAGGGCGAGGACATCAAGGTCGACACGGGCAGCGGCCATGTGACCCTCGCCGAGGTGCGGTGCGGGTACCTGAACGTCGACACCGGCAGCGGCCACGTGAAGGCGCGCGGGGTGAGCACCGACGGCGCCCGCATCGACACGGGCAGCGGCTCGGTGCAGCTCGAGCTCGCGCACATGGGCAAGGGCAAGTTCGTGCTCGACACCGGCAGCGGCGGCATCGACCTCGTGCTGCCGCCCGACGCCTCGGCCCGCATCTCGGCCGACACGGGCAGCGGCGGCGTCTCGTGCGACGTCGACGGGGCCGACATCATCCACAAGGAGCGCACCGAGATGGAGCTGGTCGTGGGCGACGGCGAGGCCCGGGTGCACCTGGACGCGGGCAGCGGCCACGTGAAGGTCTCTTCGCGCTGA
- a CDS encoding family 20 glycosylhydrolase, producing the protein MPDTDRALPLIPAPRAWQPGAGTWRPDDLAGVDVLAADGAGTGLAAAATLWLGLPATSADGRPHLRITLREGFAPEGYRLACGPDGVALAAATPAGAFRGLMSLAQLKHNAAGGALPCGVIDDEPRFAWRGLLLDCARHFMPVPVVEQVIDALALHRGNVLHWHLTEDQGWRVEVPGLPGLTETAAWRTGPDGDRAGGFYTTAEMRGIVAYAAARHITVVPEIEMPGHAKAALAAYPELSCTGGPFAVETQWGIHEDIFCAGNDEVFGFLAQVLTHVLDVFPGTYIHIGGDEAPKDRWRECPRCQARMLAEGLADEDALQSWFIGRMESWLAARGRRLVGWDEILDGGLLARSEGATVQSWRGLRGALLAARAGHDAVVSPTSHAYFDYDPGVLDLQQVFGFDPVPAGLEAGLRHHILGGEMNLWTEYVAPTRVPTMLAPRLAAMAEALWTGTDPAGFPTFVDRLRAHAPVWAALGWTPGAAGRPVAVDVALDDAARCLRGRMTELSETLVLDSDRLDVVSRVFAIDGGQFDLERFDVRVVAGDGRRTRRLDKGDLDWMAFTARGGGVVTLDRAYRVAAVPDLRAGDRLQTRAEYEVEFHHGLPTGRLYGAGLATARSEYAVTLPDGYELTWEVLGDADLVARLDYRTEAHDGRTTHLWRLDDLPRPGRRPSYRSDATGQVTVVPHVRGRGAPLPAGTFTAGADWAAVAAAYRERVAERLAVTPEIAALAARLTATCTTDAERIDVLYGHVQETTRYLGLFTGLGGIIPAPAGEVLANGYGDCKGLGTLLIALLRAVGIDAWPVLVRTGHVGPLAAATPNPIQFNHYIVWADDGADGVWLDATLEGCPAGTISPQDAASPVLSLRPGHEGLHEIPFAAWDPGEWRLTVQGRLAGDRNLALDIDLSGTGSGGLRLRAETLRASQDQLASLRAGRLCPDAVPMRVVSGVVDDGGGARDATVHWRLGTASGRPLPASGPLVFLPHELPPLPRGRGHAPPSQSPDRRESWSIGLPAGWTVAADSLALEEEAFTWTRRTWQDGDSLRLERHLVWRRDADPAPEDLDAALERARRAENGYITITRPTGQENR; encoded by the coding sequence ATGCCCGACACCGACCGCGCCCTGCCGCTCATTCCCGCGCCGCGCGCCTGGCAACCCGGCGCCGGGACTTGGCGCCCGGACGATCTCGCCGGCGTCGACGTCCTGGCCGCCGATGGGGCCGGCACCGGACTGGCGGCGGCCGCGACCCTCTGGCTGGGCCTGCCCGCCACTTCCGCTGACGGGCGCCCGCATCTGCGGATCACCCTGCGGGAAGGCTTTGCGCCGGAAGGCTATCGGCTCGCTTGCGGGCCCGACGGCGTCGCGCTCGCGGCCGCCACACCGGCCGGGGCCTTCCGGGGCCTCATGAGCCTGGCGCAGCTGAAGCACAACGCCGCGGGCGGCGCGCTGCCGTGCGGCGTGATCGACGACGAGCCCCGCTTCGCGTGGCGGGGACTGCTGCTCGACTGCGCCCGTCACTTCATGCCGGTGCCCGTGGTCGAGCAGGTGATCGACGCGCTGGCCCTGCACCGGGGCAACGTGTTGCATTGGCACCTCACGGAAGACCAGGGCTGGCGCGTCGAGGTGCCCGGTCTGCCCGGCCTGACCGAAACCGCCGCCTGGCGCACCGGACCGGACGGCGACCGCGCGGGCGGCTTCTACACCACCGCCGAGATGCGGGGCATCGTGGCCTACGCCGCCGCCCGCCACATCACGGTCGTGCCCGAGATCGAGATGCCCGGCCACGCCAAGGCCGCCCTCGCCGCCTATCCGGAACTCTCCTGCACCGGGGGCCCCTTCGCGGTCGAGACCCAGTGGGGCATCCACGAGGACATCTTCTGCGCCGGCAACGACGAGGTCTTCGGCTTCCTCGCCCAGGTGCTCACCCACGTCCTGGACGTCTTCCCCGGCACCTACATCCACATCGGCGGCGACGAGGCGCCCAAGGACCGCTGGCGCGAGTGCCCCCGTTGCCAGGCCCGCATGCTGGCCGAGGGGCTGGCCGACGAGGACGCCCTGCAGAGCTGGTTCATCGGGCGCATGGAGAGCTGGCTCGCCGCCCGCGGCCGTCGCCTCGTGGGCTGGGACGAGATCCTCGACGGCGGGTTGCTGGCCCGCTCGGAGGGCGCCACGGTGCAGAGCTGGCGCGGCCTGCGCGGCGCCCTGCTCGCGGCCCGCGCCGGGCACGACGCGGTGGTCTCGCCCACGAGCCACGCCTACTTCGACTACGACCCCGGCGTGCTCGATCTGCAGCAGGTCTTCGGGTTCGACCCGGTGCCGGCCGGGCTCGAGGCCGGGCTCCGCCATCACATCCTCGGCGGCGAGATGAACCTGTGGACCGAATACGTCGCGCCGACGCGCGTGCCGACCATGCTCGCGCCCCGGCTCGCGGCCATGGCCGAAGCCCTCTGGACGGGCACGGACCCGGCGGGATTTCCGACCTTCGTCGACCGGCTGCGCGCCCACGCGCCGGTGTGGGCCGCCCTGGGCTGGACGCCGGGCGCCGCCGGGCGTCCGGTCGCGGTCGACGTCGCCCTCGACGACGCTGCGCGTTGCCTGCGCGGGCGCATGACCGAGCTGTCCGAGACCCTGGTGCTGGACAGCGACCGTCTCGACGTCGTTTCGCGGGTCTTCGCCATCGACGGAGGGCAGTTCGATCTCGAGCGCTTCGACGTTCGCGTGGTGGCGGGCGACGGGCGCAGGACGCGCCGGCTCGACAAGGGCGACCTGGACTGGATGGCCTTCACCGCGCGGGGCGGCGGCGTCGTGACTCTCGACCGCGCCTACCGCGTGGCCGCCGTGCCCGACCTGCGCGCCGGCGACCGGCTGCAGACCCGGGCCGAATACGAGGTCGAGTTCCATCACGGCCTGCCCACCGGACGGCTGTACGGCGCCGGACTCGCCACCGCCCGGAGCGAGTACGCGGTGACGCTGCCCGACGGGTACGAGCTGACATGGGAGGTGCTCGGCGACGCCGACCTCGTCGCGCGCCTCGACTACCGGACCGAAGCGCACGACGGCCGCACGACCCACCTCTGGCGCCTCGACGACCTGCCGCGACCGGGACGCCGCCCGTCGTACCGATCGGACGCGACGGGTCAGGTGACCGTCGTGCCCCACGTGCGCGGGCGGGGCGCGCCGCTCCCCGCAGGCACGTTCACCGCCGGCGCCGACTGGGCCGCCGTGGCGGCCGCCTACCGCGAGCGGGTCGCCGAGCGCCTGGCCGTCACGCCCGAGATCGCCGCTCTCGCCGCGCGACTCACCGCGACGTGCACCACCGACGCCGAGCGGATCGACGTCCTCTACGGCCACGTGCAGGAGACGACGCGCTACCTCGGCCTGTTCACGGGTCTCGGCGGCATCATCCCCGCGCCGGCGGGCGAGGTCCTGGCCAACGGCTACGGCGATTGCAAGGGGCTCGGGACGCTGCTGATCGCCCTGCTGCGGGCGGTCGGCATCGACGCCTGGCCCGTGCTCGTGCGCACGGGGCACGTGGGGCCGCTGGCCGCCGCGACACCGAACCCGATCCAGTTCAACCACTACATCGTCTGGGCCGACGACGGCGCCGACGGCGTGTGGCTCGACGCCACCCTCGAGGGCTGCCCCGCCGGCACGATCTCGCCGCAGGACGCGGCCTCTCCCGTGCTCTCCCTGCGGCCCGGGCACGAGGGCCTGCACGAAATCCCCTTCGCCGCCTGGGATCCGGGCGAGTGGCGGCTGACGGTGCAGGGCCGCCTCGCCGGGGATCGCAACCTCGCCCTGGACATCGATCTGTCGGGCACGGGCTCGGGCGGTCTGCGTCTGCGGGCCGAGACGCTGCGGGCGTCGCAGGACCAGCTGGCGTCGCTGCGCGCGGGCCGCCTCTGTCCGGACGCCGTGCCCATGCGCGTGGTGTCCGGCGTGGTCGACGACGGCGGCGGCGCCCGTGACGCCACGGTGCACTGGCGCCTGGGCACCGCGAGCGGACGCCCGCTGCCGGCCAGTGGTCCCCTCGTCTTCCTGCCCCACGAGCTGCCGCCCCTGCCCCGCGGCCGCGGCCACGCGCCGCCCAGCCAGTCGCCGGACCGCCGCGAGTCGTGGTCCATCGGATTACCGGCGGGCTGGACGGTCGCCGCCGACTCCCTCGCCCTGGAAGAGGAGGCCTTCACCTGGACCCGGCGCACCTGGCAGGACGGCGACAGCCTGCGCCTCGAGCGGCACCTCGTCTGGCGCCGCGACGCCGATCCCGCCCCGGAAGACCTCGACGCCGCCCTCGAGCGCGCCCGCCGGGCCGAGAACGGCTACATCACCATCACCCGCCCCACCGGACAGGAGAACCGATGA
- a CDS encoding sensor histidine kinase yields MSGLGNARLCAAVLICMGLGSSFAPGVVVPVRAEVGELERPAAERHLPYTVEAVQEYSRHPGDLRSFAFERADFDGDGHDELITSNGTHLLGLDGEDTYLRTLFQINLEPDWRFDNNIGSRMAVCRDLSGDGVDEFYTTIRRDDRSAWRFVGIDLADGSFRLDVPLPLGADRRADGVWDGTYQVIGWVDDADGKGTPAVILCVIVQYDATGRGIMAVDPRDGHEVWRWETGVNPDRVSAHVADLEGDGRPEIVLFGTSPDNLGGQLVNGMSDDRAVFVVLSADGNVLWVEDVAGDLQHGRVDTHDLTGDGKLEIIVSTAAGKVGETHRLAVWDYESRSVLVAQRQRARFLGLAVVPGDRPGVHWLYTGSNDGYVTRFICDGRTLTRDRSVLTGAAFSTVIGAVDVLPAPGPEILVDGVSDGLLVLDTGLRPLAAHTPEASYGRAFPCVLRVGEADSLLVLGSDGGQALLSFAKTPFALPARVAYAVVALLVAALLVVAFRLGRASARRPGGASAVEPAPVADLGADREVLYRIWRQLDDVKHERFLEVNHGLRRLVWLLEAYAADLGASEDLRERIGQLLEDFTDSLQPRLLEILRLARDESYEPDLVETTAEALRVLGGLLSGLEKRTLSVASVQACTADMKSELGRVEEGFTELWRSLRRYFSTDPVRMIQGMLLLREVEFQRAGVGARFLGAASGDDLVCLIDSGSLRYVLDNLVNNALRAMAESDRRELIVEASRADREVTLRLTDTGKGIEPEARERIFNGRTSDRLGGGTGLFRSRQILQKWGGEISLAGSAPGQGTTFVVQLRAAHAAAAAEEPPQALSGEA; encoded by the coding sequence ATGTCTGGCCTCGGAAACGCGCGGCTCTGCGCCGCCGTGCTGATCTGCATGGGACTCGGAAGCAGCTTCGCTCCCGGCGTCGTCGTGCCGGTCCGGGCCGAGGTCGGGGAGCTCGAACGCCCCGCCGCCGAGCGCCACCTGCCCTACACCGTCGAGGCCGTCCAGGAGTATTCCCGCCACCCGGGGGACCTGCGGTCCTTCGCCTTCGAGCGCGCCGATTTCGACGGTGACGGCCACGACGAGCTGATCACCAGCAACGGAACGCACCTGCTCGGCCTCGACGGCGAGGACACCTACCTGCGCACCCTCTTCCAGATCAACCTGGAGCCCGACTGGCGCTTCGACAACAACATCGGCTCGCGCATGGCCGTCTGCCGCGATCTCAGCGGCGACGGCGTCGACGAGTTCTACACGACCATCCGGCGCGACGACCGCAGCGCCTGGCGCTTCGTGGGCATCGATCTCGCCGACGGCTCGTTCCGCCTCGACGTGCCGCTGCCCCTCGGCGCCGACCGCCGGGCCGACGGTGTCTGGGACGGCACCTACCAGGTCATCGGCTGGGTCGACGACGCCGACGGCAAGGGCACGCCCGCGGTGATCCTGTGCGTCATCGTCCAGTACGACGCCACCGGGCGGGGCATCATGGCCGTCGACCCGCGCGACGGGCACGAGGTCTGGCGCTGGGAAACGGGTGTGAATCCCGACCGCGTCTCGGCCCACGTCGCCGATCTCGAAGGGGACGGGCGTCCGGAGATCGTCCTGTTCGGCACGTCGCCGGACAACCTCGGGGGGCAGCTCGTCAACGGCATGAGCGACGACCGGGCCGTCTTCGTCGTGCTCTCGGCCGACGGCAACGTCCTGTGGGTCGAGGACGTGGCGGGCGATCTCCAGCACGGGCGCGTCGACACCCACGACCTGACCGGCGACGGCAAGCTCGAGATCATCGTCTCGACGGCGGCCGGCAAGGTGGGCGAGACCCACCGCCTGGCGGTATGGGACTACGAGAGCCGCAGCGTGCTGGTGGCCCAGCGGCAGCGGGCGCGGTTCCTCGGTCTGGCCGTCGTGCCCGGCGACCGTCCGGGCGTCCACTGGCTCTACACGGGTTCGAACGACGGCTACGTGACGCGGTTCATCTGCGACGGCCGGACCCTCACCCGCGACCGCTCGGTGCTGACCGGCGCGGCCTTCAGTACGGTCATCGGCGCCGTGGACGTGCTGCCGGCACCGGGTCCGGAGATCCTGGTCGATGGCGTCAGCGACGGGCTGCTTGTCCTCGACACCGGTCTGCGGCCGCTGGCGGCCCATACGCCCGAGGCCAGCTACGGGCGCGCCTTTCCGTGCGTGCTGCGGGTGGGTGAGGCCGACTCGCTGCTCGTGCTCGGCTCGGATGGGGGCCAGGCGCTGCTGTCGTTCGCGAAGACACCTTTCGCGCTGCCGGCCCGCGTCGCCTACGCCGTCGTGGCCCTGCTCGTGGCCGCCCTGTTGGTGGTGGCCTTCCGACTCGGCCGGGCGAGCGCGCGGCGCCCCGGCGGCGCGTCGGCGGTCGAGCCGGCGCCCGTCGCCGACCTCGGCGCCGACCGGGAGGTGCTGTACCGGATCTGGCGGCAGCTCGACGACGTGAAGCACGAGCGCTTCCTCGAGGTGAACCACGGCCTGCGCCGTCTGGTGTGGCTCCTCGAGGCCTACGCCGCCGACCTCGGCGCCTCCGAGGATCTGCGCGAACGCATCGGGCAGCTCCTGGAGGACTTCACCGATTCGCTGCAGCCGCGGCTGCTGGAGATCCTGCGTCTGGCGCGCGACGAGAGCTACGAACCCGACCTGGTCGAGACCACCGCCGAAGCCCTGCGCGTGCTGGGCGGCCTGCTGTCCGGGCTCGAGAAGCGCACGCTGAGCGTCGCCTCGGTCCAGGCCTGCACGGCGGACATGAAGAGCGAGCTGGGTCGCGTCGAGGAGGGCTTCACCGAGCTCTGGCGCTCGCTGCGGCGCTACTTCTCCACCGATCCGGTCCGCATGATCCAGGGCATGCTGCTGCTGCGCGAGGTGGAGTTCCAGCGGGCGGGCGTCGGGGCGCGCTTCCTGGGCGCGGCGTCGGGCGACGACCTGGTCTGCCTGATCGACAGCGGCAGCCTGCGGTACGTCCTGGACAACCTCGTCAACAACGCCCTGCGGGCCATGGCGGAGAGCGACCGCCGCGAGCTGATCGTCGAGGCCTCGCGCGCCGACCGGGAGGTGACCCTGCGCCTGACCGACACCGGCAAGGGCATCGAGCCGGAGGCCCGCGAGCGCATCTTCAACGGCCGCACCTCCGACCGCCTCGGCGGGGGCACGGGCCTCTTCCGCTCGCGCCAGATCCTGCAGAAGTGGGGCGGCGAGATCTCCCTGGCCGGCTCGGCCCCTGGCCAGGGAACGACCTTCGTTGTCCAACTTCGGGCCGCCCACGCCGCGGCCGCCGCCGAAGAGCCGCCCCAGGCCCTGTCCGGCGAAGCCTGA
- a CDS encoding spondin domain-containing protein, translating to MTPLRPLFLFLALLLLPALAAAELPAWASYTATFDATWSATTHPQDFPANAHWSGLIGGTHDDQAVFWAPGTLATTGVRQMAEWGATTVFTQEVDAQIIAGHAGEVVAGPVLWESPGQTTVTFTVTPDHPLITLCTMIAPSPDWFAGVNGLDLRDGDVWRDEVVVDLYPYDAGTDSGASFASPDLVTSPPVPVAAIAGAPFTPGVPVATLTFRRDGVAAAPVPTPAVPFSAVPNPFNPATELRFAVPEGTTRVAVDIADARGRIVRRLAVDATPGERRLRWDGRTDAGRPLPSGVYFARLALDGTVAVRKLVLVQ from the coding sequence ATGACGCCCCTGCGCCCCCTGTTCCTCTTCCTGGCCCTGCTCCTCCTGCCCGCGTTGGCGGCCGCCGAACTGCCCGCCTGGGCGAGCTACACCGCCACCTTCGACGCCACCTGGAGCGCCACGACCCATCCGCAGGACTTCCCGGCGAACGCCCACTGGTCGGGCCTGATCGGCGGCACCCACGACGACCAGGCGGTCTTCTGGGCGCCGGGCACCCTGGCCACGACCGGCGTCAGGCAGATGGCCGAGTGGGGGGCCACGACCGTCTTCACCCAGGAGGTCGACGCGCAGATCATCGCCGGGCACGCCGGCGAGGTGGTGGCGGGCCCGGTGCTGTGGGAGTCGCCGGGACAGACCACGGTCACCTTCACCGTCACCCCCGATCACCCGCTCATCACCCTGTGCACCATGATCGCCCCGAGCCCCGACTGGTTCGCCGGCGTGAACGGCCTCGACCTGCGCGACGGCGACGTCTGGCGCGACGAGGTCGTGGTCGATCTCTACCCGTACGACGCCGGCACCGACAGCGGCGCGAGCTTCGCCTCGCCCGACCTCGTCACCAGCCCGCCCGTGCCGGTGGCGGCCATCGCCGGCGCGCCCTTCACGCCGGGCGTGCCCGTGGCCACGCTCACCTTCCGGCGCGACGGGGTGGCCGCGGCGCCGGTCCCGACCCCCGCCGTGCCGTTCAGCGCCGTGCCGAATCCCTTCAATCCGGCCACCGAGCTGCGCTTCGCCGTGCCGGAAGGCACCACCCGCGTCGCCGTGGACATCGCCGACGCGCGGGGCCGCATCGTCCGCCGCCTCGCGGTCGACGCCACGCCCGGCGAGCGCCGCCTGCGCTGGGACGGCCGCACCGACGCCGGCCGGCCCCTGCCCAGCGGCGTGTACTTCGCGCGGCTCGCCCTCGACGGGACCGTCGCCGTGCGGAAGCTCGTGCTGGTGCAGTAG
- a CDS encoding DMT family transporter codes for MTSRDGITPRQANLLLLLASAIWGLAFVAQRVGMRHVEPFTFNGVRFLLATVALAPLLRWGLPGQGRPGRRVPRGRIVRGGLVAGLALFAGSTLQQYGVVFTTAGKAGFITSLYVVFVPLLGLAVGQRTTRAVWIGVAACAAGLYLLSARGMAGIGLGDGLVLVGALFWAVHVLVIGRLARDLPALPLAVAQFTVTGALSLAGAVIFERIDPAALRAAAVPVLYAGLMSVAVAYTLQVVGQSRAHPAHAAVILSLESVFAAVGGWVLLGEVMGARALAGCGLMLAGVLIAQINPGSPVPAANVAEKPQNVI; via the coding sequence ATGACTTCCCGTGACGGCATCACCCCGCGGCAGGCCAACCTGCTGCTCCTGCTCGCCTCGGCCATCTGGGGCCTGGCCTTCGTGGCCCAGCGCGTCGGCATGCGCCACGTCGAGCCCTTCACCTTCAACGGGGTGCGCTTCCTGCTCGCCACCGTGGCCCTGGCGCCTCTCCTGCGGTGGGGGCTGCCGGGCCAGGGCCGCCCAGGGCGCCGGGTGCCGCGGGGGCGGATCGTGCGCGGCGGGCTCGTCGCCGGTCTGGCCCTCTTCGCCGGTTCGACCCTCCAGCAGTACGGCGTCGTGTTCACCACCGCGGGCAAGGCCGGCTTCATCACCAGCCTCTACGTCGTCTTCGTCCCCCTGCTCGGGCTCGCGGTGGGCCAGCGCACGACCCGCGCCGTGTGGATCGGCGTGGCCGCGTGCGCCGCGGGGCTGTACCTGCTGAGCGCCAGGGGAATGGCGGGCATCGGCCTGGGCGATGGCCTGGTGCTCGTCGGCGCCCTGTTCTGGGCCGTGCACGTGCTCGTGATCGGGCGCCTGGCCCGTGACCTGCCCGCCCTGCCCCTCGCCGTGGCCCAGTTCACCGTCACGGGCGCGCTCAGTCTCGCGGGGGCCGTGATCTTCGAGCGGATCGATCCGGCGGCGCTGCGGGCGGCGGCCGTGCCCGTGCTCTACGCCGGCCTGATGTCCGTCGCCGTGGCCTACACCCTGCAGGTGGTGGGGCAGTCGCGCGCCCACCCGGCCCATGCCGCCGTGATCCTGTCGCTGGAGTCGGTCTTCGCCGCCGTCGGGGGCTGGGTGCTGCTGGGAGAGGTCATGGGCGCCCGGGCCCTCGCCGGATGCGGACTCATGCTGGCCGGCGTGCTGATCGCCCAGATCAACCCCGGATCGCCCGTTCCTGCCGCGAACGTTGCCGAAAAGCCACAAAACGTGATATGA